The following is a genomic window from Salvelinus fontinalis isolate EN_2023a chromosome 11, ASM2944872v1, whole genome shotgun sequence.
ATGTCTGGTGTGTCTAGCCTCTTACTGCGAGACTCATCTCCAGCCTCACTATAATGTAGCTCCTTTGATGAAGCACAAGCTGGTCAAAGCCACCACACAATTACAGGACAATATCTGCTCTCATCATGACAAACTGATGGAGATTTTCTGCCGGACCGATCAGCAGTGTATCTGTTATCTGTGTACCATGGATGAACATAAAGGCCATGATACAGTCTCAATCACTGCAGAAAAGACTGAGAAACAGGTGAGAATCAGAGCTAATCTTAAGTTATTGTGATCAAAACAACATAGCAAAAAAACATCACATGTAGATAGGCATATGAGACAGATTTGCATTGTCAAATCGCATCACTGCCATGTAGCTCAATAAAGTGTTTTTTTGTCCACAGAAGCAGATAGGGACGAGTCAGCAGAAGGTCAACCAGAGAgtccaggagagggagaaagagttgAAGGAACTGCAACAGGCTGTGGAGTCTCTCAGCGTGAGTATTGACCAGAGGAGATTAACCATGTCATCTTTGTTGCAGTCGTGTTGGGCAGATTATATGATCCCAAACCGCCTGGAGAAGCGTTTGATATCTCAGGAACCACAACGATATGATATAGCAATCTTCTGAGGCTCCAAGTCAGAGAAAGATAATAGACTTTTTAACATAAAGCCATCTCTTGTCTACATTTGTGTTTTAACAGCGCTCTGCACAGGCAGCAGTGGAAGAAAGTGAGAGGATCTTTACAGAGTTAATTGACTACATTGAGAGAAGGCGCTCGGagatgaaggagctgatcgtagcCCAGGAGAATTCAGCTGTGAGTCAAGCTGAAGCCCTCATGGAGCGTTTGGAGCAGGAGATCACTgagctgaagaggagagagattgagCTGGAGAAGCTGACACACACAGAGGATCACATCCATTTCCTGGAGGTAGCTTCACTGAGTGACCATCCGTCTGTTATTGCAAAAGGAACTCGTTATTCTGGGGTGGGTTTACCAAAGCCTTTGTAGCTAGCTAAAGTAGTGAGTATTATGTTATTTATATAGCTAGCAAACTTAGACTTATGTCTCTCGTAGAGTAGCAAAGTGCTTAATTTTAGGAATTTGTTAGTTCACACACAGAAGATTGACTGTCAAACATCCATACAAATAAATTCTCTCTCTGCAGAGTTATCAGTCTCTCGCCAGTCCCAGTGTATTTTCAGACTTGCCCACCATCGATGTCCGTCCTCTTCAGTACTTTGAGGATGTGAGTGAGGCTGTGTCTAACCTGAGAGAGAAACTGGAGGGCATCTTGAAGAGAGAATGGTGCAGAATCTCCACCAGAGGTAGGTTAGAAAGTACCATCTGTTCCATCTGCATACTTTGATGACATTGAAGTTCTAGCCTACACTGCATTATATTGTCTAATCCTAACACTCTTTCACTGTGTGTGAATGTGCGTTTCAGTGAATCTAGTGGATGTTCTACACCCACCCGAGCCCAAGACCAGAGCCGACTTCTTACAATGTGAGTCCAATTGCTAACAGTTGTCTTTTCAATGATACTCACCACAAACCCTGAGATGCAAGTAAAGAGGGGGACTCATATCATATCTTTTTTTCTTAATTTCTCTTCCCTCAGATTCATGTCAgctcaccctggacccaaacaCGTTATACAGACAACTCTTTCTGTCTGAGCGGAACAGAAAGGTGAAACTGAAGCGCAAAGGCTACTCCTACCCCAGTCGTCCAGACAGATTCACTCAATTGTGTCAGGTGCTGTGCAGGGAAGGTCTGTctgggcgctgttactgggaggtggaGTGGAGTGGGTGGAAGATTTATGCAGGCGTTTCGTATAAAGACATCAGCCGATCTGGGCCTGCGGATGATTGTCAATTTGGACacaatgacaagtcctggagtTTAGAGTGCTGTAGTAATGGTTACTTTTTCCGACATAATAATGTAAAGACTGAAGTGGCACGCCCTCAGTCCTCCAGAGTAGGAGTGTACCTGGATCACCAGGCGggcactctgtccttctacagTGTCTCTGACACAATGACCCTCCTCCACAGTGTCCAGACCAGATTCACGCAGCCCCTCTATCCTGGGTTCTGGCTTCATTGCTTTAAGACCACAGCTGAGTTATGTGAGTTAGACTAGAGACCTATGTCAGTGATGCTTTACCCTACTATTCTGTGAGTTGTTTATCAGATATAAAACTTTCCTTCTATGAACCTCAGAGGATTGACTCTCACAGATTGAGCTCTCTGTAGTCTAGATAGAATTTGAGGTTATTTTCCCCAAATTGTAGGATGTTTAAAATCAAGTAGTCGAGTTAATCTAATGTCTGTGTTAGTCAGACAATCCATATCACTAGTGAGATTTTACTTCTGACAGTATGTATTAGGGCAGGCAATACATTGTTTTCAGAATGATCTCTGAACTTgacatgtctgtgtgttattgCGTATTCTATGTCAGCAATTTTTATGTAGGCTACTGTGCATATATTGCAGTctgcgtttttttgttgttgatggtaTATTCAATTTGTATGTGTCCTAGAACTCATGTTGCATCATGTTACAGGTCCCCTCGAGGTCCATATTATACCAATAGTTTTTCAATCAACTGAAGTAAGTAGTTTACTGAGCCCTTATTAACTCAAT
Proteins encoded in this region:
- the LOC129865784 gene encoding tripartite motif-containing protein 16-like isoform X1; translation: MAEQGVLLDQGQFCCSICLDLLKEPVTINCGHSYCSNCIEDSWDKDDPTGVYSCPQCRQTFSPRPALMKNSLLAMVVGNMKKTGLQATSPALCFAGPGDVECDFCNGRKQKALKSCLVCLASYCETHLQPHYNVAPLMKHKLVKATTQLQDNICSHHDKLMEIFCRTDQQCICYLCTMDEHKGHDTVSITAEKTEKQKQIGTSQQKVNQRVQEREKELKELQQAVESLSRSAQAAVEESERIFTELIDYIERRRSEMKELIVAQENSAVSQAEALMERLEQEITELKRREIELEKLTHTEDHIHFLEVASLSDHPSVIAKGTRYSGSYQSLASPSVFSDLPTIDVRPLQYFEDVSEAVSNLREKLEGILKREWCRISTRVNLVDVLHPPEPKTRADFLQYSCQLTLDPNTLYRQLFLSERNRKVKLKRKGYSYPSRPDRFTQLCQVLCREGLSGRCYWEVEWSGWKIYAGVSYKDISRSGPADDCQFGHNDKSWSLECCSNGYFFRHNNVKTEVARPQSSRVGVYLDHQAGTLSFYSVSDTMTLLHSVQTRFTQPLYPGFWLHCFKTTAELCELD
- the LOC129865784 gene encoding tripartite motif-containing protein 16-like isoform X2, whose amino-acid sequence is MAEQGVLLDQGQFCCSICLDLLKEPVTINCGHSYCSNCIEDSWDKDDPTGVYSCPQCRQTFSPRPALMKNSLLAMVVGNMKKTGLQATSPALCFAGPGDVECDFCNGRKQKALKSCLVCLASYCETHLQPHYNVAPLMKHKLVKATTQLQDNICSHHDKLMEIFCRTDQQCICYLCTMDEHKGHDTVSITAEKTEKQKQIGTSQQKVNQRVQEREKELKELQQAVESLSRSAQAAVEESERIFTELIDYIERRRSEMKELIVAQENSAVSQAEALMERLEQEITELKRREIELEKLTHTEDHIHFLESYQSLASPSVFSDLPTIDVRPLQYFEDVSEAVSNLREKLEGILKREWCRISTRVNLVDVLHPPEPKTRADFLQYSCQLTLDPNTLYRQLFLSERNRKVKLKRKGYSYPSRPDRFTQLCQVLCREGLSGRCYWEVEWSGWKIYAGVSYKDISRSGPADDCQFGHNDKSWSLECCSNGYFFRHNNVKTEVARPQSSRVGVYLDHQAGTLSFYSVSDTMTLLHSVQTRFTQPLYPGFWLHCFKTTAELCELD